The genomic stretch AGCTAAACAGAGGCTCTAAAACAGCCGCTGCACCAGAGGCGGCCAAATAGCCTGCAGACGTGCCGAGTCCGCCCAATGCAACGAGCAACCAGCCGCGATGCGCCGCGGGCACGGTTTCGGCCATCAAAGTAAAGGTGATCGGCAGTAGACCGCCGGCCGATGCGCCCATCAGGAAGCACATCGCAAGGTTCCAATTAAAGCTTGGCATGGCGCCGCAAATCGCCGTGCCGATAAACATCAAGGCGCCCATCAGGATGGCGGAGCGTCGACCGAACACATCGGCGACGCGTCCCCACGCAATGGATCCGATCACCGTGCCCGTCAAGGCCACAAATGCGAGCAGACTGGCCGCCGGTTTGCTGATGCCGTACTCATCGCTCATGCCGGGCACAACAAAACCCAAGGTCGCAGGCTTCATGACATCAACAACCAAGGCAACAACCAGCACAGCGACCAATTGCCAATGCGCACGGTTGAGTTTGACCGAGTCTGCGACGTGGAAATGCAAATGCCCCACATCACCCGCATAGGCCGATCGCATTTGTGAGAGCCGCGGCATCATGCCGTAGGCCGCGAACGCCAATCCGATGGGAATCGCGATCATGCCAAGCCACATTTCCGTGGTCATCGGCATGCCGACCATTTGCCAATGCGTGTGTTTGCCCATCATGAACATCGGCATATGTGCGAACACACCGCCGACAATCAATGCACAGCCAAACCAAAACGCGAGCGGGTGCGGAAAACGCAGGGGATTTTGCTTAGATTGAGGTGTCATTAGACGGGGCGTGTTTTCATTTGTCGTGAACCAAGCAAAATCATCGTCACCATTTGCGTCATCTGCCGGATGAGCGCCACATCTTGTTCGCGCGGGGCGTCCAAGGCATGTGCACCCATGGCGAAGATCAAACGCGTGATCGCTTTTGCGGCGAGGGCGGGGTCATGCAACGGCGCATCTGACGCTTCGGTCAAACGCACCAATTCGACGCGCAATTCTTCTTCAAAGAATTCCAACTGACGATCAACGGCGCGCTTGAATGCATCCGACCCCGTGGTGCCTTCGCGCAAGAGCACGCGCAGCAAGCCATCTTCAGCGCGCAGTTGGGACATGAAGGCTTCGATCGATCCGCGCACTACGGTGTGTCCGCTCTTTACATGCACGCGGGCCTCGTCGACGACTGTGCGCAGCGCGGCGCCCGAATGGTCGATCAGGGCCACCGCCAGTTCATCCACATCGTGGAAATGGCGATAGAAGCTGTTGGGTGCGATCGCGGCTTCGCGTGCCACCTCGCGCAGGCCCAATGACGAGACGCTGCGGTGCGGGCCGAGCAAGCGCAGCGCCGCCATCAGCAAATCCTCTCGGCTGATTTGGGGCTTGCGGCCGGCGTCTAGCGCCGTGATGGAAGAAGAGAATTCGGTCACGAAAAGGGCCGCAAAACGCTGAATGGAGCATATCAGATCATTTAATATACACCTGTATATACATATGTATAATTCCGAGCATGAGGCAGCCCCTGAGTCCCCCCGTCGACGCCGCTTGGCATTGGATGAAGCCTGATCTGCAGATCGTGGATTTCTGGCTGTCACGTGTAAATCGTCTGTGGTCGACGCATGAACCACGTGCGCGCTTGGTCGGTCGTCATATCGAAGCTGATGGCATCACCACCCTGACCTTGAAACCCAACCGCCACTTCAAGGGATTCAAAGCAGGTCAACACATCAATGTCTCTGTCGAGATCGATGGTGTGCGTCACACGCGCAGCTACAGTGCGTCTGACCGGCCGCAAAGAGATCGTCTGATCCGGATTACCGTCAAAGCGATCGGCAGTGGCAAGGTCAGCGGACATTTGCAGCACTTGCGACTCGGAAGTGTGTTGCCGATTGGCCAGGCGTTCGGCACCTTCGAACTGCCGGATGCGGAAGGTCAATGTCTATTGTTGGCTGCGGGCACTGGCATCACACCGATGCTGTCCTTACTCAAAGCGCAAGCCGCATTGGCATTTCCCCGCCCGATTACCTTGGCCTATTGGGCACGCACGCGTCGCGAATGGGTG from Lysobacter sp. HDW10 encodes the following:
- a CDS encoding ferredoxin reductase → MRQPLSPPVDAAWHWMKPDLQIVDFWLSRVNRLWSTHEPRARLVGRHIEADGITTLTLKPNRHFKGFKAGQHINVSVEIDGVRHTRSYSASDRPQRDRLIRITVKAIGSGKVSGHLQHLRLGSVLPIGQAFGTFELPDAEGQCLLLAAGTGITPMLSLLKAQAALAFPRPITLAYWARTRREWVQADVLHAWSKLHANFKLRLIATGESKAEDNELTGRINPTHLQDCLPDGERAHALVCGSNDFVSAARALIEPTALSVQAESFTPPVRDAQGVVEAGTVKVTLLRSGKTVEVPRGQALLDALEAQGVSPAYGCRMGICNTCACGKAEGSSRDLRNQHIDEEPNHALRLCISAAHSDLALEL
- the fabR gene encoding HTH-type transcriptional repressor FabR — its product is MTEFSSSITALDAGRKPQISREDLLMAALRLLGPHRSVSSLGLREVAREAAIAPNSFYRHFHDVDELAVALIDHSGAALRTVVDEARVHVKSGHTVVRGSIEAFMSQLRAEDGLLRVLLREGTTGSDAFKRAVDRQLEFFEEELRVELVRLTEASDAPLHDPALAAKAITRLIFAMGAHALDAPREQDVALIRQMTQMVTMILLGSRQMKTRPV